Proteins encoded within one genomic window of Stigmatella aurantiaca:
- a CDS encoding MATE family efflux transporter gives MSHLMQEPKRILQLGLPLIAAQFAHVAIVLTDTLLMGTLGTQGLAAGGLGAATFSTLHIVCVGVLTAISNIVAHAHGAQKDQDITQAVHGGFCMALLLACGCWLLLWNCKPILLGLGQSESTIDLARPYLRAIMWGIAPSLCYTVLRGFTVGLSRPVLIMTITLVAVVLNATLGYALMHGLMGLPALGLQGLGLSSTLVFCFMFASLALSTLRQPDLAAYRPFSGGLKFNSSMLIRILRQGMPIGIVYGIESSLFTVSAYFMGMLGTVPLAAHHIVTQCAYVTFMVPMGLSQATSMLISHSAGTRDIPLARRLGRTGLALGSLWTLMMTLVFFLMPERIVSFFIDPGQPDHAAVATLATQLLAIAGVFQLFDGSQEIAVGALRALEESRRALGITLISYCLLGIPLAYILGIFLDYGGVGIWWGLAAGLVSAAGLLVWCFERAISRLLSQFQSSSPSGQCTWGS, from the coding sequence ATGAGCCACCTGATGCAGGAGCCCAAGCGGATTCTTCAGCTGGGACTCCCCTTGATTGCCGCTCAGTTCGCGCACGTGGCCATCGTGCTGACAGATACGCTCCTCATGGGGACGCTCGGAACCCAAGGCCTCGCGGCAGGAGGCCTGGGGGCCGCCACTTTCTCCACACTTCACATTGTCTGCGTGGGAGTCCTCACCGCCATCAGCAACATCGTGGCCCATGCACATGGCGCACAGAAGGACCAGGACATCACCCAGGCCGTGCATGGGGGCTTCTGCATGGCCCTTCTCCTGGCCTGCGGCTGCTGGCTTTTGCTGTGGAACTGCAAGCCCATCCTTTTGGGATTGGGCCAGAGCGAAAGCACCATCGACTTGGCACGCCCTTATCTCCGCGCGATCATGTGGGGCATAGCGCCCAGCCTTTGTTACACGGTGCTCCGGGGATTTACCGTCGGGCTGTCACGGCCGGTCCTGATCATGACCATCACGCTCGTGGCTGTCGTCCTGAACGCAACGCTCGGCTACGCGCTCATGCATGGATTGATGGGTTTGCCGGCACTGGGATTGCAAGGGCTCGGACTTTCGAGCACCCTCGTCTTCTGCTTCATGTTCGCGTCGCTCGCTCTGAGCACCTTGCGCCAACCGGACCTTGCCGCCTACCGGCCTTTCTCTGGCGGATTGAAGTTCAACTCAAGCATGCTCATCCGGATCTTGCGCCAAGGAATGCCGATCGGCATCGTTTATGGCATCGAATCAAGCCTGTTTACGGTCTCAGCCTACTTCATGGGCATGCTGGGAACTGTTCCACTGGCAGCCCACCACATTGTGACCCAGTGCGCATACGTCACCTTCATGGTTCCCATGGGGCTTTCTCAGGCAACATCCATGCTCATCAGCCACTCCGCTGGCACCAGGGACATTCCTCTTGCACGGCGGCTCGGACGCACGGGACTGGCTCTGGGCAGTCTCTGGACGTTGATGATGACCCTCGTCTTTTTTCTGATGCCAGAGCGCATCGTGAGCTTCTTCATCGATCCCGGCCAGCCTGACCATGCGGCCGTGGCAACGCTGGCCACCCAGTTACTGGCGATCGCGGGGGTCTTTCAATTGTTTGACGGGAGCCAGGAGATTGCCGTGGGGGCGCTTCGAGCCCTGGAAGAGTCACGGCGCGCCCTGGGAATCACCCTGATCAGCTATTGCTTGCTCGGCATTCCTCTGGCTTACATTCTAGGCATTTTCCTGGACTACGGCGGAGTTGGCATCTGGTGGGGATTGGCCGCCGGTCTAGTCTCTGCCGCGGGCTTGCTTGTTTGGTGCTTCGAACGAGCGATCTCCCGGCTTCTGAGCCAATTCCAAAGTTCCAGCCCCAGCGGGCAATGCACCTGGGGTTCCTGA
- a CDS encoding SDR family oxidoreductase: protein MAETALVVGTSGIVGSAAAALLAAEGWTVHGLARHPTAQAGVRPISADLQDAGNVAAALASLKPHAVFIATWSRQSTEAENIRVNAAMVRHLLDALRPAGSVRHVALVTGLKHYLGPFEAYGKGALPQTPFREEQGRLKVENFYYAQEDELFAAAARDGFGWSVHRPHTVIGKAVGNAMNMGTTLAVYAAICRELGRPFRFPGSAAQWNGLTDMTDARLLARHLLWAASTPAARNEAFNIVNGDVFRWSWMWGRIAAWLGVESAPFDGTVRPLEAQMADDSPVWERIAKRQGLVEPTLSRLASPWHTDADLGRPIEVVTDMSKSRRLGFTAYQPTDDAFFDLFTQLRKDRLIP, encoded by the coding sequence ATGGCTGAAACGGCATTGGTGGTGGGAACAAGCGGCATCGTTGGCAGCGCGGCCGCCGCGCTCCTGGCGGCAGAGGGCTGGACGGTCCACGGCCTCGCGCGCCACCCCACGGCGCAGGCCGGCGTGAGGCCCATCTCTGCCGACCTCCAGGACGCGGGCAACGTGGCGGCGGCCTTGGCCAGCCTCAAGCCCCATGCCGTGTTCATCGCCACCTGGTCTCGCCAGTCGACCGAGGCGGAGAACATCCGGGTGAACGCCGCGATGGTCCGCCACCTCCTCGACGCGCTCCGCCCAGCGGGCAGCGTGCGCCACGTCGCGCTGGTGACAGGGCTCAAGCACTACCTCGGGCCCTTCGAGGCTTACGGCAAGGGGGCGCTCCCGCAGACTCCGTTCCGCGAGGAGCAGGGACGTCTCAAGGTCGAGAACTTCTATTACGCCCAGGAGGACGAGCTTTTCGCGGCCGCCGCGAGAGATGGCTTTGGTTGGAGCGTACATCGCCCGCATACAGTGATTGGCAAGGCGGTTGGCAATGCCATGAACATGGGCACGACGTTGGCCGTCTACGCGGCGATCTGCCGTGAACTGGGGCGCCCGTTCCGTTTTCCTGGCTCGGCGGCACAATGGAACGGACTCACCGACATGACCGATGCCAGGCTGCTCGCCCGGCACCTGCTCTGGGCAGCATCCACGCCTGCGGCACGCAACGAAGCCTTCAACATCGTCAACGGCGACGTCTTCCGCTGGAGTTGGATGTGGGGCCGCATCGCCGCGTGGTTGGGTGTGGAGTCCGCGCCGTTCGACGGCACCGTACGGCCGCTTGAGGCTCAGATGGCAGACGATTCCCCGGTCTGGGAGCGGATCGCCAAGCGCCAGGGACTGGTGGAGCCCACCCTGTCACGGCTCGCCTCCCCCTGGCACACCGACGCCGACCTGGGCCGCCCAATCGAGGTGGTGACCGACATGAGCAAGAGCCGGAGGTTGGGCTTCACGGCCTATCAGCCGACCGATGACGCGTTCTTCGACCTGTTCACCCAGCTCAGGAAGGACCGGCTGATTCCATAG
- a CDS encoding immunity 8 family protein, translating to MRAEIKSLSAVMTDDLEHFSPEDPDVFSVPMTLTVGTPDSPGGDNFEFQVCSPRYLASEVRDGGVLLVRHRLLMNAFDIQKVRQFVERYVRGCEANTWEELANKLSRLGTWEFEDYQEYKEGQ from the coding sequence ATGCGCGCTGAAATCAAAAGCCTGTCGGCAGTAATGACCGACGATCTGGAGCACTTCTCTCCCGAAGACCCGGACGTATTCAGCGTGCCCATGACGCTGACGGTGGGCACTCCAGACTCGCCAGGAGGGGATAACTTCGAGTTTCAAGTCTGCAGCCCCCGGTACTTGGCGTCCGAGGTCCGTGACGGAGGGGTATTGCTGGTCCGTCATCGACTCTTGATGAACGCCTTCGACATCCAGAAGGTGCGCCAGTTCGTGGAGCGGTACGTGCGCGGATGCGAGGCCAATACCTGGGAGGAGTTGGCGAACAAGCTGTCCCGGCTCGGGACTTGGGAGTTCGAGGACTACCAAGAGTATAAAGAGGGCCAGTAG
- a CDS encoding thiolase family protein — protein MASRVVIASAVRTPFTRANKGEFKDTRPDTLAAHVIKEAVARVPGLKPADVEDVILGCAMPEAEQGMNVARQAALLGGLPDTVPAMTINRFCSSGTQSIAQAAQAIQSGMIQVAVAGGTESMSMVPMGGNKVSANPEIMEKYPEVYTSMGVTAENIASRYSVSREDADKFAAESQRRAATAREQGKFKEEILPITTTYFDEDGTAKQVTVSVDTILRPETTAEGLAKLRPAFNAKGVVTAGNASPLTDGAAAAVVMSEEKAKELGVKPLGYFVDFQVAGVPPDVMGIGPIPAVKKLLARNKLKVEDIDVFELNEAFAAQALHCLRELGIPLEKANPNGGAIALGHPLGVSGARMVGTILYELKRRNGRYGVVTMCIGGGMGAAALIELAK, from the coding sequence ATGGCCAGTCGAGTCGTGATTGCCAGCGCGGTGCGCACGCCGTTCACCCGCGCGAACAAGGGAGAGTTCAAGGACACCCGGCCGGATACGCTCGCGGCCCATGTCATCAAGGAGGCCGTGGCGCGGGTGCCGGGCCTGAAGCCCGCGGATGTGGAGGACGTCATCCTGGGCTGTGCAATGCCGGAGGCCGAGCAGGGCATGAACGTGGCGCGGCAGGCGGCGCTGCTGGGCGGGCTGCCGGACACGGTGCCGGCGATGACCATCAACCGCTTCTGCTCGTCGGGCACGCAGTCCATCGCCCAGGCGGCGCAGGCCATCCAGTCGGGGATGATTCAGGTGGCGGTCGCCGGCGGCACCGAGTCGATGTCCATGGTGCCCATGGGCGGCAACAAGGTGAGCGCCAACCCGGAGATCATGGAGAAGTACCCCGAGGTGTACACCTCCATGGGCGTGACGGCGGAGAACATCGCCAGCCGCTACAGCGTGAGCCGGGAGGACGCGGACAAGTTCGCCGCCGAGTCCCAGCGCCGTGCGGCCACCGCGCGCGAGCAGGGGAAGTTCAAGGAAGAGATTCTTCCCATCACCACCACCTACTTCGACGAGGACGGCACGGCGAAGCAGGTGACGGTGTCGGTGGACACCATCCTGCGCCCGGAGACGACGGCGGAGGGGCTGGCGAAGCTGCGGCCTGCCTTCAACGCCAAGGGCGTGGTGACGGCGGGCAACGCCTCGCCGCTGACGGACGGCGCGGCGGCCGCGGTGGTGATGAGCGAGGAGAAGGCGAAGGAGCTGGGCGTGAAGCCGCTGGGCTACTTCGTGGACTTCCAGGTGGCGGGCGTGCCGCCGGACGTGATGGGCATTGGCCCCATCCCGGCGGTGAAGAAGCTGCTGGCGCGCAACAAGCTCAAGGTGGAGGACATCGACGTCTTCGAGCTGAACGAGGCGTTCGCGGCGCAGGCGCTGCACTGCCTGCGTGAGCTGGGAATTCCCCTGGAGAAGGCCAACCCGAACGGCGGCGCCATCGCCCTGGGCCACCCGCTGGGCGTGTCCGGTGCGCGCATGGTGGGCACCATTCTGTACGAGCTGAAGCGCCGCAACGGCCGCTACGGCGTCGTCACCATGTGCATCGGTGGCGGCATGGGCGCCGCGGCGCTCATCGAGCTGGCGAAGTAG
- a CDS encoding 3-hydroxyacyl-CoA dehydrogenase NAD-binding domain-containing protein, which produces MTTRIRKVAVLGAGVMGSGIAAHLANSGVRALLLDIVPPKAGPGEDTSSKAFRNKFVLGALANLRKQKPSPIVSEQVFASLEVGNLEDDIARIAECDWVIEVVKEDLAVKQALFEKVEKHLRKDAIVSSNTSGLSIAGMLQGRGADFRKRFLVTHFFNPVRYMKLLELVAGPETDAEVVKAIHTFGEGVLGKGIVYGKDTTNFIANRIGVYGMMRTIAEMQKAELTVEEVDKIFGPAMGRPKSAVFRTADIVGLDTFTHVAKNCFDTLTQDEERQTFAAPDFLQKMVEKGMLGDKSGSGFYKKGKGGGGDKEILALDLKTLDYRPQNKVRYESLGAARDVEDVRERVATVMKGEDKAAKFAERVTLDVLAYSSRRIPEIADDIVNIDRGMRWGFGWDVGPFETWDAYGVKAGVERMKALGLKPAAWVEQMLASGRESFYGVQDGRDTYWDIASKSVKPVPESARIAKVEYLKRGNKKIDSNGSATLWDMGDGVTLLEFHSKMNSIDDDIIAMVGTALDETEKNHLGLVVGNDGANFSAGANIFGLLWAARNGEFDTLRKMVGAFQAANQRMRYSPVPVVTAPFNLTLGGGAEMAMGGNAIQAAAELYMGLVEVGVGLIPGGGGTMQLLRNVYGAYSADKDFDPFPFIKKVFLAVGMAKVATSAEEARELGFLSAHDGISANRDFQLHDAKQRVLGMAKAGFRAPRPSRFRLPGPSGFATIDMLLYDMALNNQISAHDRKIAQKLARVLTGGDTSPSVLLTEERLLELELEAFLSLCGEEKTQDRLQFMLEKGKPLRN; this is translated from the coding sequence ATGACGACGCGGATCCGCAAAGTGGCTGTGCTGGGCGCCGGAGTGATGGGCAGCGGCATCGCCGCCCACCTGGCAAACTCGGGCGTGCGCGCGCTGCTGCTGGACATCGTCCCCCCCAAGGCGGGCCCCGGCGAGGACACCTCCTCCAAGGCCTTCCGCAACAAGTTCGTGCTGGGCGCGCTGGCGAACCTGCGCAAGCAGAAGCCCAGCCCCATCGTCTCCGAGCAGGTGTTCGCTTCGCTGGAAGTGGGCAACCTGGAGGACGACATCGCCCGCATCGCCGAGTGCGACTGGGTGATTGAGGTGGTGAAGGAGGACCTGGCCGTCAAGCAGGCGCTCTTCGAGAAGGTGGAGAAGCACCTGCGCAAGGACGCCATCGTCAGCTCCAACACCTCGGGCCTGTCCATCGCGGGCATGCTCCAGGGCCGCGGCGCGGACTTCCGCAAGCGCTTCCTGGTGACGCACTTCTTCAACCCCGTGCGCTACATGAAGCTCCTGGAGCTGGTGGCAGGCCCGGAGACGGACGCGGAGGTGGTGAAGGCCATCCACACGTTCGGCGAGGGCGTGCTCGGCAAGGGCATCGTCTACGGCAAGGACACCACCAACTTCATCGCCAACCGCATCGGCGTGTACGGGATGATGCGCACCATCGCCGAGATGCAGAAGGCGGAGCTGACGGTGGAGGAGGTGGACAAGATTTTTGGCCCCGCCATGGGCCGCCCCAAGTCCGCCGTGTTCCGCACCGCGGACATCGTCGGCCTGGACACCTTCACCCACGTGGCGAAGAACTGCTTCGACACGCTCACCCAGGATGAGGAGCGCCAGACGTTCGCAGCCCCCGACTTCCTCCAGAAGATGGTGGAGAAGGGGATGCTGGGCGACAAGAGCGGCTCGGGCTTCTACAAGAAGGGCAAGGGCGGCGGCGGGGACAAGGAAATCCTCGCGCTGGACCTGAAGACGCTCGACTACCGGCCGCAGAACAAGGTGCGCTACGAGTCGCTGGGCGCCGCCCGGGACGTGGAGGACGTGCGCGAGCGCGTGGCCACGGTGATGAAGGGCGAGGACAAGGCCGCCAAGTTCGCCGAGCGCGTCACCCTGGACGTGCTGGCGTACTCCAGCCGCCGCATTCCGGAGATCGCCGACGACATCGTCAACATCGACCGCGGCATGCGCTGGGGCTTCGGCTGGGACGTGGGCCCCTTCGAGACGTGGGATGCCTACGGCGTGAAGGCCGGCGTGGAGCGCATGAAGGCGCTGGGGCTCAAGCCGGCCGCGTGGGTGGAGCAGATGCTCGCCTCGGGGCGTGAGTCCTTCTACGGCGTGCAGGACGGCCGCGACACCTACTGGGACATCGCCAGCAAGTCGGTGAAGCCGGTGCCGGAGAGCGCGCGCATCGCGAAGGTGGAGTACCTCAAGCGCGGCAACAAGAAGATCGACAGCAACGGCAGCGCCACCCTGTGGGACATGGGCGACGGCGTCACGCTGCTGGAGTTCCACTCCAAGATGAACTCCATCGACGATGACATCATCGCGATGGTGGGCACGGCGCTGGACGAGACCGAGAAGAACCACCTGGGCCTGGTGGTGGGCAACGACGGGGCGAACTTCTCGGCGGGCGCCAACATCTTCGGGCTCCTGTGGGCGGCGCGGAACGGCGAGTTCGACACGCTGCGGAAGATGGTGGGGGCCTTCCAGGCGGCCAACCAGCGCATGCGCTACAGCCCGGTGCCGGTGGTGACGGCGCCCTTCAACCTGACCCTGGGCGGCGGCGCCGAGATGGCCATGGGCGGCAATGCCATCCAGGCGGCGGCGGAGCTGTACATGGGCCTGGTGGAGGTGGGCGTGGGCCTCATCCCCGGCGGCGGCGGCACGATGCAGCTTCTGCGCAACGTGTACGGCGCGTACTCGGCGGACAAGGACTTCGATCCGTTCCCCTTCATCAAGAAGGTGTTCCTGGCGGTGGGCATGGCGAAGGTGGCCACCAGCGCCGAGGAGGCGCGCGAGCTGGGCTTCCTGAGCGCCCACGACGGCATCAGCGCCAACCGGGACTTCCAGCTGCACGACGCCAAGCAGCGGGTGCTGGGCATGGCGAAGGCGGGCTTCCGGGCGCCGCGCCCCAGCCGGTTCCGGCTGCCGGGGCCCAGCGGTTTCGCCACCATCGACATGCTGCTGTACGACATGGCGCTCAACAACCAGATCTCCGCGCACGACCGGAAGATCGCCCAGAAGCTGGCGCGGGTGCTCACGGGCGGCGACACGAGCCCGTCGGTGCTGCTGACCGAGGAGCGGCTGCTGGAGCTGGAGCTGGAGGCTTTCCTGAGCCTGTGCGGCGAGGAGAAGACCCAGGACCGGCTGCAGTTCATGCTGGAGAAGGGCAAGCCGCTGCGGAACTAG
- a CDS encoding M1 family metallopeptidase, whose protein sequence is MARLDPHSYNEDTQPETESLDWKARVDFRTRRLHAEVTLTLKEASAGPLDLDTRDLDIRAVVDAEGRPLPYLLSPPEPILGSRLRVELPPGLRQLTVRYRTSPQASALQWLTPSQTAGGQHPFLFSQCQAIHARSVVPLQDTPRIRVRYRASLTLPKALKAVMAAGFLSREEHGVEAVEHYEMPQPIPPYLLAFAVGSLAPKELGPRSRVWAEPELLEDAAAEFEDVDAMLRVAESLFGPYDWERFDVLTMPPSFPYGGMENPRLTFLTPTLLAGDKSLVNVVAHELAHSWTGNLITNASAEHFWLNEGFTVFAERRILEALEGAEVAALHGALGRRSLDTALEHFRAHPQLTVLRTHLTGVDPDEVFSQVPYEKGYLLLRALEDAVGRETFDAYLRRYISTHRFQALTTEDFVAFTERELPGALAKVNGEAYLHQPGIPANAPAPHSRRLEELRRLQGSVPSQEDVKDWTPTEWQLFLESMPQNTSREVLKQLDERFHFTQSRNSEVLVAWLVAALKGHYAPALDRTEAFLGEVGRMKYLKPLYSVLASTPEYRGRARDIFQKHAERYHPIARQGVESILARA, encoded by the coding sequence ATGGCCCGCCTCGACCCCCACTCGTACAACGAAGACACCCAGCCCGAGACCGAATCCCTGGATTGGAAGGCTCGTGTGGATTTCCGGACCCGGCGCCTGCACGCCGAGGTCACCCTCACCCTCAAGGAGGCCTCTGCGGGCCCGTTGGACCTGGATACCCGGGATCTCGACATCCGTGCGGTGGTGGACGCCGAGGGACGCCCCCTGCCCTACCTGCTCTCACCTCCGGAGCCCATCCTGGGCAGCCGGCTGCGCGTGGAGCTGCCCCCGGGGCTGCGCCAGCTCACCGTGCGCTACCGGACGTCCCCCCAGGCGAGCGCCCTGCAGTGGCTGACGCCCTCGCAGACGGCGGGCGGCCAGCACCCGTTCCTCTTCAGCCAGTGCCAGGCCATCCACGCCCGCTCCGTGGTGCCGCTGCAGGACACCCCGCGCATCCGGGTGCGCTACCGGGCCTCGCTCACCCTCCCCAAGGCGCTCAAGGCGGTGATGGCCGCGGGCTTCCTGAGCCGGGAGGAGCACGGCGTGGAGGCGGTGGAGCACTACGAGATGCCCCAGCCCATTCCGCCCTACCTCCTGGCGTTCGCGGTGGGGAGCCTCGCGCCGAAGGAGCTGGGGCCGCGCTCGCGCGTGTGGGCCGAGCCTGAGCTGCTGGAGGACGCAGCCGCCGAGTTCGAGGACGTGGATGCCATGCTGCGCGTGGCCGAGTCGCTCTTCGGCCCGTATGACTGGGAGCGCTTCGATGTGCTCACCATGCCGCCCTCGTTCCCGTACGGGGGCATGGAGAACCCGCGCCTCACCTTCCTCACGCCCACGCTGCTCGCGGGGGACAAGAGCCTGGTGAACGTGGTGGCGCACGAGCTGGCGCACTCGTGGACGGGCAACCTCATCACCAACGCCTCCGCCGAGCACTTCTGGCTCAACGAGGGCTTCACGGTGTTCGCCGAGCGGCGGATTCTGGAGGCGCTGGAGGGCGCCGAGGTGGCCGCGCTCCACGGGGCGCTGGGCCGGCGCTCGCTGGACACGGCGCTGGAGCACTTCCGGGCCCACCCGCAGCTCACCGTGCTGCGCACCCACCTGACGGGCGTGGACCCGGACGAGGTGTTCTCCCAGGTGCCCTACGAGAAGGGCTACCTGCTGCTGCGGGCCCTGGAGGACGCAGTGGGCCGGGAGACCTTCGATGCGTACCTGCGCCGCTACATCAGCACCCACCGCTTCCAGGCGCTCACCACCGAGGACTTCGTCGCCTTCACCGAGCGCGAGCTGCCCGGGGCCCTGGCGAAGGTAAATGGGGAGGCCTACCTGCACCAGCCCGGCATTCCCGCGAACGCCCCCGCGCCCCACTCCCGCCGCCTGGAAGAGCTGCGGCGGCTCCAGGGCAGCGTGCCCTCGCAGGAGGACGTGAAGGACTGGACGCCCACCGAGTGGCAGCTTTTCCTGGAGTCGATGCCGCAGAACACCTCGCGCGAGGTGCTGAAGCAGCTCGATGAGCGCTTCCACTTCACCCAGAGCCGCAACTCGGAGGTGCTGGTGGCGTGGCTCGTGGCGGCACTCAAGGGCCACTACGCCCCCGCGCTGGACCGGACCGAGGCCTTCCTGGGAGAGGTGGGCCGCATGAAGTACCTCAAGCCGCTCTACAGCGTGCTGGCCTCCACCCCCGAGTACCGGGGCCGGGCCCGGGACATCTTCCAGAAGCACGCGGAGCGCTACCACCCCATCGCCCGCCAGGGCGTGGAGAGCATTCTGGCCCGGGCGTAA